A genomic stretch from Bradyrhizobium sp. 195 includes:
- a CDS encoding acyl-CoA dehydrogenase family protein translates to MDFKLSDEQEMLARTVARYVEREYDIASRRKLAASPLGYSPQNWASLAELGLLSLNIPESDGGMGGGPIETMLVMEAFGRGLVVEPFLPTAVVSAALLARGASESTRASLFPSIAAGELKVCVGTNEPEGGFDLSHVATSARLDGTGWRISGRKCVVLGGDSADKFIIPARTAAELTDRTGVTLFLVDSKAPGLSARPFPTIDGMRCAEVQLKDVPAQAVIGEVNEGYPLLEWAVDRGIAALCAEAVGAIEALLQTTAEYLKTRSQFGQPLARFQALQHRIADMFTALQQARAVAVLAAAEVDNPDRDERRRALATAKTMVGRAGRLVGELAIQLHGGMGMTDEMSVGLYFKRLRCIDMTWGDSDYHLEQYSGLMLPG, encoded by the coding sequence ATGGATTTTAAGCTTAGCGACGAACAGGAAATGCTGGCGCGAACCGTCGCGCGCTATGTGGAACGAGAATATGACATCGCCAGCCGACGAAAGTTGGCCGCCAGTCCCCTAGGGTATTCACCTCAGAACTGGGCATCGCTCGCAGAGTTGGGACTGTTGTCCTTGAACATCCCCGAAAGTGACGGGGGCATGGGTGGCGGCCCGATTGAGACCATGCTCGTTATGGAGGCATTCGGACGGGGTTTGGTTGTGGAGCCATTCCTTCCAACTGCGGTCGTGTCGGCCGCCTTGCTGGCCCGCGGAGCCAGCGAGTCGACGCGCGCTTCGCTCTTTCCCTCGATTGCGGCAGGAGAGTTGAAGGTTTGTGTTGGAACCAACGAGCCAGAAGGCGGCTTTGATCTTTCCCATGTCGCCACTAGCGCGCGCCTGGACGGAACCGGTTGGAGGATATCCGGCCGCAAGTGCGTCGTTCTTGGGGGAGATAGCGCGGACAAGTTCATCATCCCTGCCCGGACCGCAGCTGAGCTGACGGATCGCACCGGAGTAACCCTGTTCCTGGTTGACTCCAAAGCTCCCGGCCTTTCTGCACGTCCCTTTCCCACCATTGACGGAATGCGCTGCGCAGAAGTCCAACTGAAAGATGTTCCGGCTCAGGCTGTCATCGGCGAGGTGAACGAAGGCTATCCGCTGCTAGAATGGGCCGTCGATCGAGGTATTGCCGCTCTATGCGCTGAGGCGGTTGGCGCAATCGAGGCCTTGTTGCAGACGACGGCTGAGTATCTGAAAACGCGATCCCAGTTCGGTCAACCGCTGGCACGTTTTCAGGCTCTCCAGCATCGTATCGCGGATATGTTTACCGCGCTCCAGCAAGCCCGCGCTGTTGCGGTTCTGGCAGCCGCGGAAGTCGACAACCCGGACCGTGACGAGCGTCGGCGCGCCCTCGCAACCGCGAAGACCATGGTCGGTCGGGCAGGTCGTCTCGTTGGCGAACTAGCCATTCAGCTACATGGCGGAATGGGCATGACAGACGAGATGTCTGTAGGGCTCTATTTTAAGAGACTTCGCTGCATCGATATGACTTGGGGCGACAGCGACTATCACCTGGAACAATACAGCGGATTAATGCTTCCGGGATAG
- a CDS encoding acyl-CoA dehydrogenase family protein, with protein MDLHESKDEVSLRAEVRAFVAENLPSDIREKVLGLRRVGRDDYLRWQHILHAKGWGAVSWPKEYGGTGWNAIYRNIFDEECHIGGAPRQIPMGLTMLAPVLMRFGTEEQRRTYLPRIITMEDWWCQGYSEPGAGSDLASLKCRAERKGDNYIIDGQKTWTTYAQWANWIFCLVRTSNEDRPQRGISFVLVDMKTPGITVQPIKTLDQGHDINSVFFDKVEVPVANRVGDEGAGWEIAKFLLGHERTGIAGLGLCKRLLRQVRTQAGRQRFRGRSLIEHDRFRDRVALLEMEVTAHEWAMRRLMSLEGADAGAVASVLKIRGSEIQQEATALLLQSAGPYALPYLPEALELGWSGETAGGEDINALAPAYFDFRKSTIYGGTSEVQKTIIAKSILG; from the coding sequence ATGGATCTCCACGAATCGAAAGACGAAGTCTCGTTGCGGGCAGAAGTCCGCGCCTTCGTTGCGGAAAATCTGCCATCCGACATTCGCGAGAAGGTGTTGGGCCTGCGGCGCGTGGGTCGCGACGATTACCTGCGATGGCAACACATTTTGCACGCTAAAGGATGGGGCGCCGTTAGCTGGCCTAAAGAGTACGGCGGCACCGGCTGGAATGCCATTTACCGGAATATTTTCGACGAAGAATGCCATATCGGCGGCGCTCCACGTCAGATTCCGATGGGGCTGACGATGCTTGCGCCCGTTCTGATGCGCTTCGGTACGGAGGAGCAGCGTCGAACGTATTTGCCCCGGATCATCACGATGGAAGACTGGTGGTGCCAGGGGTATTCGGAGCCTGGCGCGGGATCAGATCTGGCATCGCTTAAATGCCGCGCTGAACGGAAGGGTGACAACTACATCATCGACGGACAGAAGACTTGGACAACATACGCCCAGTGGGCCAACTGGATCTTCTGCTTGGTGCGTACATCGAACGAGGATCGGCCGCAGCGCGGAATTTCGTTTGTTCTGGTCGACATGAAGACACCAGGCATCACCGTGCAGCCGATCAAGACCCTTGATCAGGGGCATGATATTAATTCGGTCTTTTTCGATAAGGTCGAGGTCCCGGTAGCCAATCGCGTCGGCGACGAAGGCGCGGGTTGGGAGATCGCCAAATTTCTGCTTGGTCATGAACGTACCGGTATCGCAGGACTAGGCCTCTGCAAGCGTCTCCTGCGGCAAGTCCGCACGCAGGCGGGGCGACAGCGTTTCCGCGGCCGATCGCTGATTGAACACGATCGATTTCGCGATCGCGTGGCTCTGCTTGAGATGGAAGTCACCGCTCACGAATGGGCCATGCGTCGCCTTATGTCGCTGGAAGGGGCCGACGCTGGCGCGGTTGCTTCGGTCTTGAAAATCAGAGGATCTGAGATCCAGCAGGAGGCGACTGCCCTACTGCTTCAGTCCGCTGGACCATATGCGCTGCCTTATCTGCCGGAAGCACTCGAGTTGGGGTGGTCTGGCGAAACCGCCGGCGGCGAGGACATCAATGCACTGGCACCCGCTTACTTCGATTTCCGAAAGAGCACGATCTACGGGGGCACGAGCGAAGTACAGAAGACTATCATTGCTAAATCAATCTTGGGCTGA
- a CDS encoding SDR family NAD(P)-dependent oxidoreductase: MAVRFDNRVALVTGAGAGLGKCHALLLASRGAKVVVNDPGGSTAGQGGSNAVADTVVDEIRKSGGEAIANYDSVADRAGAERMVRTAIESYGKIDIVVNNAGILRDKTFSKMELDDFDDVIKVHLLGSVYVTKAAWQHMIDQKYGRVVLTTSGSGLAGNYGQSNYGAAKTGMIGLMHNLMTEGAKYNVRINSISPVAATRMTEGLLPEQMLKKLDPRQVSPAVAWMCSEECDATGEIIAAGAGYFARVKLVKGAGAVVGNGEIATIEDFVAAKEQIFDLNGAAPYSKTIDDDTRRILGMA; the protein is encoded by the coding sequence ATGGCCGTTCGTTTTGACAACCGCGTCGCTCTTGTGACGGGCGCCGGTGCTGGGCTTGGCAAGTGCCATGCCTTGTTGCTCGCATCGCGAGGCGCCAAGGTCGTCGTGAACGACCCTGGTGGCTCGACCGCCGGTCAAGGTGGATCGAACGCGGTCGCCGATACGGTGGTCGACGAGATCAGAAAATCCGGGGGCGAGGCAATAGCCAACTACGATAGCGTTGCTGATCGTGCCGGCGCGGAACGCATGGTGCGGACCGCCATCGAGAGTTATGGGAAGATCGATATTGTCGTAAACAATGCGGGAATCCTCCGCGACAAGACGTTCTCAAAAATGGAGCTGGATGACTTCGACGATGTCATCAAGGTGCATCTTTTGGGATCGGTCTATGTCACCAAAGCCGCGTGGCAACATATGATCGATCAGAAGTACGGTCGAGTTGTCTTGACGACGTCTGGCTCCGGGCTCGCAGGGAACTATGGGCAGTCGAACTATGGTGCGGCCAAGACGGGCATGATTGGCTTGATGCACAATCTCATGACCGAGGGCGCGAAATACAACGTCAGGATCAACTCGATATCTCCCGTTGCCGCGACGCGGATGACGGAGGGACTTCTGCCCGAACAAATGCTCAAGAAGCTGGATCCAAGGCAAGTGTCCCCGGCAGTGGCTTGGATGTGTAGCGAGGAATGCGACGCGACGGGCGAGATCATCGCGGCCGGCGCCGGCTATTTTGCGCGAGTGAAACTCGTCAAGGGCGCGGGTGCCGTGGTTGGAAATGGCGAGATTGCGACAATAGAGGATTTCGTTGCTGCTAAGGAGCAGATCTTTGATCTGAACGGTGCGGCGCCGTATTCGAAGACGATAGATGACGACACGCGCAGGATCCTGGGAATGGCCTAG
- a CDS encoding SDR family NAD(P)-dependent oxidoreductase, which produces MLSQMFNSKIALVTASTSGIGRETARLLAESGAEIVALNGRNAEVGAQVRDELAVRFPRTEFLFLQADLNVPEQQEAMFDEIERRIGRIDILVHCGGAQVRPEFFTRIDPATYREQIDGHFTSFVTCCRRAIPMMASGGSIVAIASDAGKIATPAESIIGAMKAAVIMFVRTLALEVSRQGIRVNVLTPSLVANTKSYDRIMSGEASRKIFEKASAKAKLGVPVPEDVAPMAVFLSSPFGSKITGQAISVNGGISAA; this is translated from the coding sequence ATGCTCAGTCAGATGTTCAACTCGAAGATCGCGCTGGTCACGGCGTCGACTTCCGGTATCGGCAGAGAGACAGCTCGTCTACTCGCAGAGTCGGGAGCGGAGATCGTTGCTCTGAACGGCCGTAACGCCGAAGTCGGTGCACAAGTCCGCGATGAATTGGCAGTAAGGTTCCCTCGAACAGAGTTCTTGTTTCTTCAGGCGGACTTGAACGTGCCCGAGCAGCAGGAGGCCATGTTCGATGAGATCGAGCGGCGGATCGGACGTATAGATATCCTAGTCCACTGCGGTGGCGCTCAAGTAAGGCCTGAATTCTTTACAAGGATCGATCCAGCTACGTATCGCGAGCAGATCGATGGTCACTTCACCAGCTTTGTCACCTGCTGCCGGCGAGCGATTCCAATGATGGCTTCGGGCGGGTCCATAGTTGCCATTGCATCCGACGCGGGGAAGATCGCCACTCCTGCCGAGTCAATAATTGGAGCAATGAAGGCTGCGGTCATTATGTTTGTGCGAACGCTTGCCCTCGAGGTCTCGAGGCAAGGAATTCGGGTAAACGTGCTGACCCCCTCCTTGGTCGCTAACACAAAATCGTACGACCGTATCATGTCGGGCGAGGCAAGCCGCAAGATCTTCGAAAAGGCTTCGGCGAAAGCCAAGCTGGGAGTTCCGGTCCCGGAAGACGTCGCGCCAATGGCGGTGTTTTTGTCGAGCCCTTTCGGATCGAAGATTACAGGGCAAGCCATAAGCGTGAATGGCGGCATCTCGGCGGCCTGA
- a CDS encoding SDR family NAD(P)-dependent oxidoreductase, whose product MDLGLKAKSVVVTGGGSNIGREIVLGFAAEGANITIDIDPEQAEKTASLARKAGSGTCQVIKTDVTDLAQVQAMFKAAVDKFGGVDVLVNNVGWDKLLFFTQTDPEFWQKIIKINFVGNLNCTKTALDIMIPKSAGSIVSISSDASRQGEPREAVYGGMKAAVNSFMKTVARENGRYGIRCNVVCPGVTIPKEAGDVGGTSMWSKMDDMFTADQLEKVAKALPLRKIGRPEDIASAVVFLSSTKAAGYITGQVLSVSGGYSMIG is encoded by the coding sequence ATGGATCTGGGTCTGAAGGCAAAGTCGGTCGTGGTCACCGGCGGTGGTTCAAATATTGGGCGAGAAATCGTGCTCGGCTTTGCGGCCGAGGGAGCGAATATCACGATTGATATCGATCCCGAGCAAGCTGAAAAAACCGCGAGCCTCGCCCGCAAGGCCGGAAGCGGGACCTGCCAAGTCATAAAAACCGACGTAACCGATCTTGCCCAAGTGCAAGCGATGTTCAAAGCCGCTGTGGACAAATTTGGCGGCGTCGATGTCCTTGTCAACAATGTCGGCTGGGACAAACTCCTGTTCTTCACGCAGACAGATCCAGAATTCTGGCAGAAGATCATCAAGATCAACTTTGTTGGAAATCTGAACTGCACGAAGACAGCTCTCGATATCATGATTCCGAAGAGCGCTGGCTCGATCGTTTCGATCAGTTCAGACGCAAGCCGGCAGGGCGAACCGAGGGAGGCCGTCTACGGAGGCATGAAGGCGGCCGTGAACAGCTTCATGAAGACCGTAGCCCGGGAGAATGGCAGGTATGGAATCCGCTGCAACGTTGTCTGTCCCGGCGTAACGATTCCGAAGGAAGCCGGCGATGTCGGCGGCACCAGCATGTGGTCGAAGATGGACGACATGTTCACTGCCGATCAACTCGAGAAGGTCGCTAAGGCGCTTCCGTTGAGGAAGATCGGACGTCCGGAGGACATCGCCAGTGCGGTGGTGTTTCTATCTTCCACCAAGGCCGCGGGCTACATCACCGGGCAGGTGCTGTCCGTCTCCGGCGGATACAGCATGATTGGCTGA
- a CDS encoding ABC transporter substrate-binding protein — MRVTIADCGQVLRRLTLGLLCLSFGSGAQASEKRYGPGVSDTEIRIGNTMPYSGPLSAYGLIGRTEAAYFKKVNDEGGVNGRTIKFISYDDAFSPPKTVEQTRKLIDSDEVLLIFGATGTAANSAIMPYMNRLKIPQLFVASGASKFSNPKAFPWTMGWIPSYQIEATIYAKHILSRNADAKIAIIYQRDDFGRDYLDGLKRGLGEKASQLVAEAGYDITSPTITSEIVSLKSSGADTLIVAALSKFSSQTLRTLGDIGWQPQVYLSNTSIAIDTVLRPAGLDNAKGAISAAYRKDPEDPAWANDAGMIEFKAFMDKYYPEGPKNDQTAFGYLQAIAMVQVLKQCGDDLTRESVMRTASSLHDLELPLLIPGIKLNTSPTDYSPIKQYKLMRFDGDRWQTFGEVRSE; from the coding sequence ATGCGCGTCACCATTGCGGATTGCGGCCAGGTTCTTCGACGGCTCACCCTCGGGCTGCTTTGCCTTTCGTTCGGATCGGGCGCTCAAGCGTCAGAGAAACGGTACGGACCTGGCGTCAGCGATACCGAGATCAGGATTGGCAACACCATGCCTTATAGCGGGCCATTGTCCGCTTACGGGCTGATTGGCCGAACTGAAGCCGCGTATTTCAAGAAGGTTAATGACGAAGGCGGCGTCAACGGCCGTACGATAAAGTTCATCAGCTACGATGACGCCTTCAGTCCGCCAAAGACGGTTGAGCAAACGCGAAAATTGATCGACAGCGACGAAGTCCTCCTCATCTTCGGCGCCACAGGAACAGCGGCCAATTCCGCGATCATGCCCTACATGAACCGGCTCAAGATTCCGCAACTGTTTGTCGCATCCGGAGCGTCAAAGTTTTCGAATCCCAAAGCGTTCCCTTGGACGATGGGCTGGATTCCCAGCTACCAGATTGAAGCGACGATCTACGCCAAACACATTCTCTCCCGCAATGCGGACGCAAAAATCGCCATCATTTACCAGCGGGACGATTTCGGGCGCGACTACCTCGATGGCCTGAAACGCGGCCTCGGAGAAAAGGCTTCCCAGCTCGTAGCTGAGGCAGGTTACGACATCACTTCCCCGACGATAACTTCTGAAATTGTCTCTCTGAAGTCGTCCGGGGCGGACACTTTGATCGTCGCCGCGTTAAGCAAATTTTCGAGCCAGACCCTTCGTACTCTCGGAGACATCGGTTGGCAGCCGCAGGTCTATCTTTCGAATACCTCGATTGCCATTGATACGGTCCTCCGACCGGCAGGACTAGACAACGCAAAGGGCGCTATCTCCGCCGCCTATCGCAAGGATCCCGAGGATCCAGCGTGGGCGAACGATGCAGGAATGATCGAATTTAAGGCCTTTATGGATAAGTACTACCCTGAGGGACCCAAGAACGACCAAACGGCGTTCGGATATCTTCAGGCGATAGCGATGGTGCAAGTGCTGAAGCAGTGCGGGGACGACCTTACGCGCGAAAGCGTGATGCGGACCGCATCGAGCCTACACGATCTCGAGCTCCCGCTTCTGATTCCTGGGATCAAGCTGAACACTTCTCCCACCGACTATTCTCCGATCAAGCAGTACAAGCTTATGAGATTTGACGGCGACCGCTGGCAGACGTTTGGAGAGGTTCGGTCGGAATGA
- a CDS encoding quinone oxidoreductase family protein codes for MTRAIRIHEYGGPESLRWEKVDVRSLRPGEVRLRHTAIGLNYVEVLQRTGEIPVRLPFIPGNEGAGVVEKIGPEVEGVSVGDRVAYAPVSGSYCEERVISADRLVSLPGNIDDRTAAAMMLQGMTAQYLLRQIHHVAAGDVVLVHAAAGGVGLFLCQWAAALGAVVIGTAFTDVKAEVAKANGCLHVINYSRQDVVAEVRRLTDGRMVDVVYDAVGKDTFVRSLDSLRPRGHIVSYGNSSGPIPPFDLALLGQKGSISLTRGTLATFTRAREGLLGCAKDLFEIVGSGAVKVHLRQFFPLSNAAEAHRSLEARETIGSSILLP; via the coding sequence ATGACGCGAGCAATCCGAATACACGAATATGGAGGTCCGGAAAGTCTCCGGTGGGAAAAGGTTGATGTGCGGTCACTCCGTCCAGGAGAGGTGCGACTTAGACATACCGCGATCGGGCTCAACTATGTCGAGGTTCTACAGCGGACAGGCGAGATCCCTGTTCGGCTGCCGTTCATTCCTGGGAACGAAGGCGCCGGCGTAGTTGAAAAAATTGGACCAGAGGTAGAGGGAGTCTCCGTTGGAGATCGAGTTGCGTATGCGCCGGTCTCAGGCAGTTACTGTGAAGAGCGCGTGATATCGGCAGATCGCCTGGTATCTCTGCCCGGCAATATCGACGATCGTACTGCGGCTGCCATGATGTTGCAGGGAATGACGGCGCAGTACCTATTGCGTCAAATTCACCATGTCGCGGCCGGGGATGTGGTTCTCGTTCATGCCGCAGCTGGCGGGGTGGGCCTCTTCTTGTGCCAATGGGCGGCCGCCCTCGGAGCGGTCGTCATTGGCACTGCATTTACTGATGTGAAAGCCGAAGTTGCGAAAGCTAACGGCTGCCTGCATGTCATCAATTACAGTCGTCAGGACGTCGTTGCGGAAGTCCGGCGATTAACGGACGGCCGGATGGTCGATGTGGTATACGATGCCGTCGGCAAAGACACGTTCGTACGGTCTCTCGACAGTCTAAGACCGCGAGGCCACATCGTGTCGTATGGAAATTCGTCGGGGCCTATTCCGCCCTTCGACTTGGCGCTACTGGGGCAAAAGGGATCGATTAGCCTGACCAGGGGAACACTAGCAACCTTTACTCGTGCGCGCGAAGGATTGCTGGGTTGCGCGAAAGATCTGTTTGAGATCGTAGGATCAGGTGCAGTCAAGGTACATCTCCGGCAATTCTTTCCTCTATCGAACGCGGCGGAAGCCCATCGCTCGCTCGAGGCTCGGGAGACGATCGGCTCAAGCATTCTGCTGCCATGA
- a CDS encoding PaaI family thioesterase — MSLTEDQQWLNVRLRRNHFCKWLDLRVIRAADGEIDIFAPWREEIVSNPDLRFTHGGVLATLVDTAASFAIATRLGRPPQTIDMRVDYHAMAQSGDLVARGKILRLGRTIGSAEAAIFDTANRMVSSGRATFLVVESKPSATNAAGTG, encoded by the coding sequence TTGAGCTTGACCGAGGATCAGCAATGGCTGAACGTTCGCCTGAGGCGGAATCACTTCTGTAAGTGGCTGGATCTCCGCGTGATCAGGGCTGCCGACGGTGAAATTGACATCTTCGCGCCGTGGCGCGAGGAGATTGTGTCAAATCCGGACCTTCGGTTCACCCACGGCGGCGTGCTCGCAACATTGGTAGATACAGCGGCGAGTTTTGCTATTGCGACCCGTCTTGGGCGGCCTCCTCAGACCATCGATATGCGGGTTGACTATCACGCTATGGCACAGTCCGGCGACCTTGTCGCTCGCGGCAAGATCCTGCGTCTGGGACGTACGATCGGCAGCGCGGAAGCCGCCATCTTCGATACGGCCAATAGGATGGTATCGAGCGGCAGGGCGACATTTCTCGTCGTTGAATCCAAGCCGTCGGCTACTAACGCAGCAGGCACCGGTTAA
- a CDS encoding acetate--CoA ligase family protein → MNVDQAPASRLPSQLYRHPDLRRLLAPGSIAVYGATTRPGSFGERTVRNLLSFNGEVFPVNQKYEEVLGRKCYPSLKALPKSPDCVVIVAGRESVESMVEDAIEAKAGGILIYASGYSETGKADRIAQQDKLAKLARLSGIPIIGPNCIGIYNLTLGMATTFNPTDLPKREEKAAGIGLITQSGALGISLLQGVKTGFSFSHVLTSGNSCDVDAADYIAYLAEDPDCKVIACLFEGMSDPRRIFDAASVAWDHGKPVVMYKIATGEEGAHAAVSHTGSLAGSNAAYMAMFERAGIVVVHDFEALIETAALFAKAGRMRGAGVAVVSSSGGASIICADKAEKFDVPLPQPNAETTAILKMHIPEFGSARNPCDVTAQVLSDPKSLPACCEALITDEEFGALVLPHLVASESSAERIKILAELGRKHGKLMCLAWMTAWSDGPGSLQAELEPHVALFRSVDRCFAAISAWQKREKRLAAGQSLRSRTAPVDAGERSRKLISKATADVLTERESKELLQAYGIRVTQERLASSAADAEVIATELGFPVAMKLESPDVPHKTQAGVIRLNIRDREQARVAFDSIMVNAARVEPAPRINGVLVQQMIPPGAEMMIGVRVDPLFGPLVLVGLGGVMVELVKDTALQLAPVSRDEALNLLSSLKGQRLLDGFRGGAAVDREALADTIVRVSELAADLTDEISEIDVNPLICHGTSIIAVDALVVRRKVRAAP, encoded by the coding sequence ATGAACGTGGATCAGGCGCCAGCATCAAGACTACCGTCGCAGCTCTATCGCCATCCGGACCTTCGCCGACTATTGGCTCCAGGTAGTATCGCTGTTTACGGAGCCACGACCCGGCCAGGATCGTTCGGAGAGCGGACGGTTCGAAATCTTCTGTCATTCAACGGCGAAGTGTTTCCGGTAAATCAAAAATACGAAGAAGTGCTGGGCCGAAAGTGCTATCCTTCGCTAAAGGCACTTCCGAAGTCGCCCGATTGCGTCGTCATCGTGGCTGGACGCGAGTCCGTCGAGAGCATGGTCGAAGACGCGATCGAAGCTAAGGCGGGCGGCATATTGATCTATGCCTCCGGCTACAGCGAGACCGGAAAAGCCGACCGCATTGCTCAGCAGGACAAGTTGGCCAAGCTTGCGCGGCTATCGGGTATCCCGATCATCGGGCCAAACTGCATCGGTATATACAACCTCACGCTTGGCATGGCGACGACGTTCAATCCGACTGATCTTCCGAAGCGCGAGGAGAAAGCGGCCGGAATCGGTCTAATTACGCAGTCCGGCGCGCTAGGCATCTCGCTTCTGCAGGGCGTCAAGACAGGGTTCTCCTTTTCTCATGTGCTCACAAGCGGAAACTCGTGCGACGTCGACGCGGCGGACTATATCGCTTATCTGGCAGAGGATCCGGACTGCAAGGTCATCGCGTGCCTATTCGAGGGCATGTCCGATCCGCGACGAATCTTCGATGCTGCATCTGTGGCTTGGGATCATGGCAAGCCTGTCGTGATGTACAAAATCGCCACAGGCGAGGAGGGGGCGCACGCCGCCGTTTCGCATACTGGCTCACTAGCAGGATCGAACGCAGCATACATGGCGATGTTCGAGAGAGCCGGGATCGTTGTGGTTCACGATTTCGAGGCGCTGATCGAAACCGCCGCGCTGTTCGCGAAAGCCGGACGGATGCGAGGCGCCGGCGTAGCGGTCGTTTCTTCATCCGGCGGTGCATCAATCATTTGCGCGGACAAGGCTGAGAAGTTTGATGTGCCGCTGCCCCAGCCGAATGCAGAGACGACCGCGATCCTGAAGATGCACATTCCGGAATTCGGCTCGGCGCGCAACCCATGTGACGTTACGGCGCAAGTCCTGTCAGATCCCAAGTCGCTGCCAGCGTGCTGTGAAGCGCTTATCACTGATGAAGAGTTCGGAGCTCTCGTTCTGCCTCATCTAGTGGCAAGCGAAAGCAGCGCCGAAAGGATCAAGATCTTAGCCGAACTTGGTCGCAAGCACGGCAAGCTAATGTGCTTGGCGTGGATGACTGCCTGGTCCGACGGGCCCGGCAGCCTGCAGGCGGAATTGGAGCCGCACGTTGCTCTCTTTCGCTCGGTAGACAGATGCTTCGCAGCCATTTCCGCCTGGCAGAAGCGCGAGAAGCGTCTGGCGGCCGGGCAGAGCCTACGATCTCGAACCGCACCGGTTGATGCTGGCGAACGTTCGAGGAAACTTATCTCAAAGGCTACTGCGGATGTTCTAACAGAGCGCGAGTCAAAGGAGCTTCTTCAGGCCTACGGCATCCGCGTCACACAGGAACGTCTTGCGTCGAGCGCGGCAGACGCTGAGGTGATCGCAACTGAACTGGGCTTCCCCGTCGCCATGAAGCTTGAATCGCCGGACGTTCCGCACAAGACCCAGGCCGGCGTCATTCGGCTGAATATCAGGGATCGAGAACAGGCGCGCGTAGCGTTCGATTCCATTATGGTGAATGCAGCACGCGTCGAACCCGCGCCGCGCATCAACGGTGTGTTGGTTCAGCAGATGATCCCTCCTGGGGCCGAAATGATGATTGGGGTTCGGGTGGACCCGCTTTTTGGACCGCTGGTGCTGGTGGGTCTCGGAGGCGTGATGGTCGAGCTGGTCAAGGATACTGCCCTGCAACTCGCCCCTGTTAGTCGTGATGAGGCACTCAATCTACTGAGCTCCTTGAAGGGCCAGCGTCTTCTTGATGGGTTCCGAGGCGGCGCGGCAGTTGATCGAGAGGCGCTCGCCGATACGATCGTGCGGGTCTCCGAACTGGCGGCAGATCTGACGGACGAGATCTCCGAGATCGACGTGAATCCCCTCATTTGTCACGGGACGTCAATCATCGCGGTCGATGCCTTGGTGGTGCGCAGAAAGGTTCGCGCGGCCCCATGA